One Ricinus communis isolate WT05 ecotype wild-type chromosome 2, ASM1957865v1, whole genome shotgun sequence DNA segment encodes these proteins:
- the LOC8269992 gene encoding protein RADIALIS-like 3 isoform X2 encodes MASSYFSSSPHGSSSSWTPKQNKLFEKALAKYDKDTPDRWQNVAKAVGGKSPDEVKRHYDRLVEDLIYIESGQAPLPNYKVTGVNGRGIGEEQR; translated from the coding sequence ATGGCATCTAGCTACTTCTCATCTTCTCCACATGGTTCTAGCTCGTCCTGGACACCCAAGCAAAACAAGCTATTTGAAAAGGCACTAGCTAAATATGACAAGGATACTCCAGACCGCTGGCAAAATGTGGCCAAGGCCGTGGGTGGCAAGTCTCCTGATGAAGTAAAGAGGCACTATGATCGTTTAGTGGAGGATCTCATTTATATAGAATCTGGCCAAGCTCCGCTCCCCAACTACAAGGTCACTGGGGTTAATGGTAGAGGAATTGGTGAAGAGCAGAGGTAG
- the LOC8288941 gene encoding zinc-finger homeodomain protein 5 translates to MELRGQENDTRTSVPSSYSHQSSGVERRNHNGNTTTVLTYTQTLDHHRQARSPNPDRFPIISKGSNSKTTHVRYRECLRNHAASVGGNVFDGCGEFMPGGEEGSLEALKCAACECHRNFHRKEVDGETQFSPSSRRSPMVHSLQLPPPLPSPTVLHHQQRYSVGLHSTSPTTPNMVQPMTVAFGGGGTESSSEDLNAFHSNADGVPPPPPYVLSKKRFRTKFTHDQKDKMMEFAEKVGWRINKQDEEEVDKFCAEIGVRRQVFKVWMHNNKNLKKQQQQQEQEQEQEPL, encoded by the coding sequence ATGGAATTAAGAGGTCAAGAAAATGATACGAGAACATCAGTCCCTTCAAGTTACAGTCATCAGTCATCAGGTGTAGAAAGAAGGAATCATAATGGCAACACCACTACAGTCCTAACTTACACCCAAACCCTAGATCATCATAGACAAGCAAGATCTCCAAACCCAGATCGATTTCCAATCATTTCTAAAGGATCCAACTCTAAAACAACCCATGTTAGGTACCGAGAATGTCTCAGAAACCACGCCGCCAGCGTCGGCGGGAACGTTTTCGATGGCTGTGGTGAGTTCATGCCAGGAGGTGAGGAAGGTAGCCTTGAAGCTTTAAAATGTGCAGCTTGTGAATGCCACAGGAATTTCCATCGCAAAGAGGTCGATGGGGAGACTCAATTTAGCCCTAGTTCAAGAAGGAGTCCAATGGTTCATAGTCTTCAATTGCCGCCACCATTACCTTCTCCAACAGTACTACATCATCAGCAAAGGTATTCAGTGGGGTTGCACAGTACCAGTCCTACAACCCCAAACATGGTTCAGCCTATGACTGTGGCTTTTGGTGGTGGAGGAACTGAGTCTTCAAGTGAAGATCTTAACGCGTTCCATTCTAATGCTGATGGAGTTCCACCTCCACCTCCGTATGTCTTATCGAAGAAAAGGTTTAGGACTAAATTTACTCATGATCAGAAAGACAAGATGATGGAGTTTGCTGAGAAAGTTGGGTGGAGGATTAACAAgcaagatgaagaagaagtagatAAGTTTTGTGCAGAAATTGGGGTTAGAAGGCAGGTTTTTAAAGTCTGGATgcacaataataaaaatctcaagAAACAGCAACAGCAACAGGAGCAGGAGCAGGAGCAGGAGCCACTGTAA
- the LOC8269992 gene encoding protein RADIALIS-like 5 isoform X1, protein MASSYFSSSPHGSSSSWTPKQNKLFEKALAKYDKDTPDRWQNVAKAVGGKSPDEVKRHYDRLVEDLIYIESGQAPLPNYKVTGVNGRGIGEEQRLMKSLKLQ, encoded by the exons ATGGCATCTAGCTACTTCTCATCTTCTCCACATGGTTCTAGCTCGTCCTGGACACCCAAGCAAAACAAGCTATTTGAAAAGGCACTAGCTAAATATGACAAGGATACTCCAGACCGCTGGCAAAATGTGGCCAAGGCCGTGGGTGGCAAGTCTCCTGATGAAGTAAAGAGGCACTATGATCGTTTAGTGGAGGATCTCATTTATATAGAATCTGGCCAAGCTCCGCTCCCCAACTACAAGGTCACTGGGGTTAATGGTAGAGGAATTGGTGAAGAGCAGAG GTTAATGAAGAGTCTAAAGCTACAGTAA